Proteins encoded in a region of the Globicephala melas chromosome 1, mGloMel1.2, whole genome shotgun sequence genome:
- the INAVA gene encoding innate immunity activator protein isoform X1, whose protein sequence is MLQMPKLNEIPPGRGGREESRGEESWPGRAGPEAARRARGARGQAGGEGSPWDSWGNSRPPAHPGPGWEGCRPLLLCAPSSQKSTMESKDEVSDTDSGIILQSGPDSPVAPAKELTHAVRKQQRALEARLEACLEELRRICLREAELTGILPAEYPFRPGEKAPKVRRRIGAAYKLDEWALHREDPLSSLERELALQLQIAEAARRLCREGNLGRQARRQRKHAVQQEEKKLRDLQRCLGEWQRGNGAPPTPAPGPEHGASDDSSLLDGLLREEEASQVPKPPPESPDAPSRPLPPQTLEGLQPAGLDTGGLERAPIQNSPWKETSLDHPYEKPRKSSEPGSESSSPASTPQDGPSESSPASCYVVPVRNVAGQRQGRISAPATPEMQGRRGQSQPLRTDPFRAGPDGRGRSALPRRRPTYYTVTAPAPVPCPACHSCSEDSGSDASSLSHPTPPGSSSPDISFLRPPSPPAPPRPRVPRGPRLRPPPACLRAARYLVLAEGRPPPGQWVEWGPGRGEDAAAPRWQRPPPAHGRVVRTPSLRDSPAGRGLSKAAVSEELKSWHERARLRSSRPHSLDRQGAFRVRSLPPGAESFARTQVRARVPTVCVLRRSPEGAPVQVFVPENGEIISQV, encoded by the exons ctGGGGAAACTCCAGGCCACCTGCACATCCTGGCCCAGGCTGGGAAGGGTGTCGGCCCCTCCTCCTCTGTGCCCCCTCCTCCCAGAAGTCCACCATGGAGAGCAAGGATGAGGTCAGCGACACCGACAGCGGCATCATCCTGCAGTCTG GCCCCGACAGCCCGGTGGCCCCCGCGAAGGAGCTGACCCACGCGGTGCGCAAGCAGCAGAGGGCCCTGGAGGCGCGGCTGGAGGCCTGCCTGGAGGAGCTGAGGAGGATCTGCCTGCGGGAAGCG GAGCTGACGGGCATCCTGCCTGCAGAGTACCCCTTCAGACCGGGGGAGAAGGCCCCCAAGGTCCGCCGCAGGATCGGAGCCGCTTACAAACTGGACGAGTGGGCCTTGCACAGAGAG GACCCACTGAGCAGCCTGGAGAGGGAGCTGGCCCTGCAGCTGCAGATCGCCGAGGCCGCGCGGCGCCTGTGCCGGGAGGGGAACCTGGGCCGCCAGGCGCGCCGGCAGCGGAAGCACGCGGTGCAGCAGGAAGAGAAGAAGCTGCGGGACCTGCAGCGCTGCCTGGGGGAGTGGCAGCGAGGCAACGGGGCCCCTCCCACCCCGGCCCCAGGCCCAG AGCACGGCGCCTCAGATGACAGCTCCCTGTTGGACGGGCTGCTCCGTGAGGAAG AGGCATCTCAAGTGCCAAAACCTCCCCCAGAGTCCCCAGATGCGCCTTCCCGGCCTCTCCCGCCCCAAACCCTCGAGGGGCTGCAGCCAGCAGGCCTTGACACGGGGGGCCTGGAGCGGGCCCCCATCCAGAACAGCCCCTGGAAGGAGACGAGCCTGGACCACCCGTACGAGAAGCCCAGGAAGTCTTCCGAGCCCGGAAGCGAGTCCAG CAGCCCGGCCAGCACCCCGCAGGATGGGCCCAGCGAGTCTAGTCCTGCCTCCTGCTACGTGGTCCCCGTCCGCAACGTTGCTGGGCAGCGGCAGGGCCGCATCAGTGCCCCGGCCACCCCTGAGATGCAGGGCAGGAGGGGCCAGTCACAGCCCCTGAG GACCGACCCCTTCCGCGCGGGCCCCGACGGCAGGGGTCGCAGCGCCCTCCCGCGCCGCCGCCCCACTTACTACACGGTGACTGCACCCGCTCCCGTGCCGTGCCCCGCCTGCCACTCGTGCTCCGAGGACAGCGGTTCCGACGCCTCCAGCCTGTCGCACCCGACGCCCCCCGGCAGCAGCAGCCCCGACATCTCCTTCCTGCGGCCACCGTCCCCGCCCGCGCCGCCCCGCCCGCGCGTGCCCCGCGGCCCCCGACTCCGGCCTCCCCCCGCCTGCCTGAGGGCCGCGCGCTACCTGGTGCTGGCTGAGGGCCGCCCGCCGCCCGGCCAGTGGGTCGAGTGGGGCCCGGGCCGCGGCGAGGACGCGGCCGCCCCGCGCTGGCAGCGCCCACCGCCCGCCCACGGCCGCGTGGTCCGGACGCCCTCTTTGCGCGACAGCCCCGCGGGCCGCGGGCTCAGCAAGGCGGCCGTGTCCGAGGAGCTCAAGTCGTGGCACGAGCGGGCCCGGCTCCGGAGCTCACGCCCCCActcgctggaccgccagggggcTTTCCGCGTGCGCAGCCTGCCGCCTGGCGCCGAAAGCTTCGCGCGCACACAGGTACGCGCACGG GTGCCCACCGTGTGTGTGCTCCGGAGATCGCCTGAGGGGGCCCCCGTGCAAGTGTTTGTACCTGAGAATGGAGAGATCATCAGCCAGGTGTGA
- the INAVA gene encoding innate immunity activator protein isoform X2 — protein MESKDEVSDTDSGIILQSGPDSPVAPAKELTHAVRKQQRALEARLEACLEELRRICLREAELTGILPAEYPFRPGEKAPKVRRRIGAAYKLDEWALHREDPLSSLERELALQLQIAEAARRLCREGNLGRQARRQRKHAVQQEEKKLRDLQRCLGEWQRGNGAPPTPAPGPEHGASDDSSLLDGLLREEEASQVPKPPPESPDAPSRPLPPQTLEGLQPAGLDTGGLERAPIQNSPWKETSLDHPYEKPRKSSEPGSESSSPASTPQDGPSESSPASCYVVPVRNVAGQRQGRISAPATPEMQGRRGQSQPLRTDPFRAGPDGRGRSALPRRRPTYYTVTAPAPVPCPACHSCSEDSGSDASSLSHPTPPGSSSPDISFLRPPSPPAPPRPRVPRGPRLRPPPACLRAARYLVLAEGRPPPGQWVEWGPGRGEDAAAPRWQRPPPAHGRVVRTPSLRDSPAGRGLSKAAVSEELKSWHERARLRSSRPHSLDRQGAFRVPTVCVLRRSPEGAPVQVFVPENGEIISQV, from the exons ATGGAGAGCAAGGATGAGGTCAGCGACACCGACAGCGGCATCATCCTGCAGTCTG GCCCCGACAGCCCGGTGGCCCCCGCGAAGGAGCTGACCCACGCGGTGCGCAAGCAGCAGAGGGCCCTGGAGGCGCGGCTGGAGGCCTGCCTGGAGGAGCTGAGGAGGATCTGCCTGCGGGAAGCG GAGCTGACGGGCATCCTGCCTGCAGAGTACCCCTTCAGACCGGGGGAGAAGGCCCCCAAGGTCCGCCGCAGGATCGGAGCCGCTTACAAACTGGACGAGTGGGCCTTGCACAGAGAG GACCCACTGAGCAGCCTGGAGAGGGAGCTGGCCCTGCAGCTGCAGATCGCCGAGGCCGCGCGGCGCCTGTGCCGGGAGGGGAACCTGGGCCGCCAGGCGCGCCGGCAGCGGAAGCACGCGGTGCAGCAGGAAGAGAAGAAGCTGCGGGACCTGCAGCGCTGCCTGGGGGAGTGGCAGCGAGGCAACGGGGCCCCTCCCACCCCGGCCCCAGGCCCAG AGCACGGCGCCTCAGATGACAGCTCCCTGTTGGACGGGCTGCTCCGTGAGGAAG AGGCATCTCAAGTGCCAAAACCTCCCCCAGAGTCCCCAGATGCGCCTTCCCGGCCTCTCCCGCCCCAAACCCTCGAGGGGCTGCAGCCAGCAGGCCTTGACACGGGGGGCCTGGAGCGGGCCCCCATCCAGAACAGCCCCTGGAAGGAGACGAGCCTGGACCACCCGTACGAGAAGCCCAGGAAGTCTTCCGAGCCCGGAAGCGAGTCCAG CAGCCCGGCCAGCACCCCGCAGGATGGGCCCAGCGAGTCTAGTCCTGCCTCCTGCTACGTGGTCCCCGTCCGCAACGTTGCTGGGCAGCGGCAGGGCCGCATCAGTGCCCCGGCCACCCCTGAGATGCAGGGCAGGAGGGGCCAGTCACAGCCCCTGAG GACCGACCCCTTCCGCGCGGGCCCCGACGGCAGGGGTCGCAGCGCCCTCCCGCGCCGCCGCCCCACTTACTACACGGTGACTGCACCCGCTCCCGTGCCGTGCCCCGCCTGCCACTCGTGCTCCGAGGACAGCGGTTCCGACGCCTCCAGCCTGTCGCACCCGACGCCCCCCGGCAGCAGCAGCCCCGACATCTCCTTCCTGCGGCCACCGTCCCCGCCCGCGCCGCCCCGCCCGCGCGTGCCCCGCGGCCCCCGACTCCGGCCTCCCCCCGCCTGCCTGAGGGCCGCGCGCTACCTGGTGCTGGCTGAGGGCCGCCCGCCGCCCGGCCAGTGGGTCGAGTGGGGCCCGGGCCGCGGCGAGGACGCGGCCGCCCCGCGCTGGCAGCGCCCACCGCCCGCCCACGGCCGCGTGGTCCGGACGCCCTCTTTGCGCGACAGCCCCGCGGGCCGCGGGCTCAGCAAGGCGGCCGTGTCCGAGGAGCTCAAGTCGTGGCACGAGCGGGCCCGGCTCCGGAGCTCACGCCCCCActcgctggaccgccagggggcTTTCCGC GTGCCCACCGTGTGTGTGCTCCGGAGATCGCCTGAGGGGGCCCCCGTGCAAGTGTTTGTACCTGAGAATGGAGAGATCATCAGCCAGGTGTGA